The DNA region GAAGTCCAAGAGAATAGACGTATTGACTTATAAGAAGCCGCTGAGGAGATCAGTAGTGGCGAGTACTTAGGAAGAGGGGGAATCCACTTGACATCGAAAAACTTCCAACGAGGCCGGCTGAGAAGATTGACATGGAGAAATATGTAGAGAAAGGGGAGAATGAGCACATTTCGTATAGCGATTACATTCGTTTTAGGTAATTAAGAACAAGTGATAGCGCATATATGTTAGGAAAGAGGCGAAAGCCTATGTGCAGAAAATCGTAGCACCAAAGAGGGTCCAGTCTCTGTCCAAATGCCCTGGGTCCAGAGACCGATCCTAGGGAATACGATGGAAGATTATGCATCACGCAAGCCCTTGGTTACATCACGGCGTCGCGCCCCCCACGTAGCTGGAGGGCCACTCGCAAAAGAGCTGTATACGGCGGCTAAGTCAACGACATGGGATCCTTTGCTTGGTGAGGTGAGCGCCGGGCTTAATATGAGAAAAGTTACCTGAGTTGATCAGAGCCGCGGAGTTTAAGAGGGCGGCGTGAGTTGAGGACACCAGCACTTGACATCTCCTTCGCCGAACGCGAAATATAAATAAACAAACTTCGGCGCTTCTGTGAGCTGGAACTTAGTAGTGGCGACGGGCTGGAGGCTGGAGAGGCTGTGTATGGAGGAGATGTATAGAATCGGAGACATAGTGGGGAGGAGGGTGGAAGAGATCTGGTTTACCGGCTTTGACGGGTTGCTGACCGCGAAGGTGGAGGGCGACCCCGTGGAGTTTGTAAAGCTATTGATAGACTTAGTGAGTAGCAACTACTACATACCGCGCTACGTGCTGAGGGCTACTCCCATCATGGTGGTGGTTAAGACTGACCTAGACGAGTTGCAGAAGGCCGTCGGAGAGCTTGCGGAGCGCTACATATTGCCGGAGGAGACGTTTAAGATTGAGCTCAAGAAGAGGGGGGTGAAGTACGACAGGTCGGCGGTCATCGAGTACGTGGCTAAGGCTGTGAACAGGAAGGTTAACCTCACAAAGCCGGACAAGGTGGTGTGGATTGAGATGTTTCCTTCTCGGTCAGGCGTCTCGGTGATCCGGGAGAGCGAGAACTTCTCGTTGATGCGGAGCCGTACTGGGGAGCAGACGGCGTAATTATTTTAAAACGCCCTGGGCTAAGGTACATGGGCGAGGCGCAAATCGACGTAGAGGGGAGGAGAGTCCGATATATACACGGCGGCTCCGGGAAGCCGCTTGTGATGCTTCACGGCTGGTCTTTTAATGCAGATACTTGGGTCGAGAGCGGCATCTTCGCTAGGCTGGCCCAGCGCTACTCGGTCTACGCTGTGGATATGCCGTACGGGATAAGGAGTAAGAGCGACAAGTTCCGCGCGCCTCGGCCGGAGTATGCTGTGTTTCTCCGCCGCGTCCTCGACCGCCTGGGCCTTGGCGCCCCTCCGCTTGTGGGTCCAAGCGCATCGGGGGAGGTTGTCCTCTGGTACCTGGCAAGGGGGTACCCGGCGGCGGCCGCCGTGGTGGTGGGGCCCGTAGGCCTCACCGAGGAATTGCTTGAAAAACTGCGCGGCGTTGAGACGCCGATATTGGCGATATGGGGCGACCGGGATGAGATATCCCCACCATCCAACGCCGAGCTCCTAAAAGACGTGGCGAGAGTCGTGATCCTGAAAGACGCTGGGCACCCCGCCTACTTGGACAGGCCCGAAGAGTTTGTAAAAGTGGTGTTAGACTTCTTTGCCGAGTTCTACTGACCTCAGAGCCTCGGCTAGTCTTACCACCTGCCTAGTCTCGGCGGGGTTGTGCGTCCTAATTACATGGGCGCCTTTGTACACCGCTAGGGCCTCCGCGGCAAGTGACGCCGGCAGGACCTCGTCAGGGGTCGCAACGCCGGCGATTTTACGGAGAAACGACTTTCTAGAAACGCCGACTAGTATGGGTTTGCCCAACACGCGGAGGCTGGGGAGGCGCGATAATATGTACAAGTCCCATTTCCACCAAGGCCACTGGGGGTCGCCGTGCCGGTGTTCGCCCTTGACTACATACGGCTGATCTCCCGGCGGGAGGGTGGGGAACCCCACCCCTGGGTCTACCACTATCCTGCCACTATCGACGCCGCATTTCTCGAAGTGGGTTACGGAGTCCCGCAGGGCGTCTAATACGCGGGTGATTGGGT from Pyrobaculum arsenaticum DSM 13514 includes:
- a CDS encoding THUMP domain-containing protein; its protein translation is MSWNLVVATGWRLERLCMEEMYRIGDIVGRRVEEIWFTGFDGLLTAKVEGDPVEFVKLLIDLVSSNYYIPRYVLRATPIMVVVKTDLDELQKAVGELAERYILPEETFKIELKKRGVKYDRSAVIEYVAKAVNRKVNLTKPDKVVWIEMFPSRSGVSVIRESENFSLMRSRTGEQTA
- a CDS encoding alpha/beta fold hydrolase: MGEAQIDVEGRRVRYIHGGSGKPLVMLHGWSFNADTWVESGIFARLAQRYSVYAVDMPYGIRSKSDKFRAPRPEYAVFLRRVLDRLGLGAPPLVGPSASGEVVLWYLARGYPAAAAVVVGPVGLTEELLEKLRGVETPILAIWGDRDEISPPSNAELLKDVARVVILKDAGHPAYLDRPEEFVKVVLDFFAEFY